From Pseudomonas sp. LS1212, the proteins below share one genomic window:
- a CDS encoding OmpP1/FadL family transporter produces MKKVMLKTTFSLAVAVASTQIFASGFALNEQSVSGMGTGFAGRSSSAEDASTVFGNPAGMSRLKREQVSIGAAAIVAKSDISGSGTFGGSNDGDMVPVVAVPMGYYVKPIDDHWAFGFGVYVPFGLVTDYESGFAGRYFGDDSEVQVVTLQPTISYAFNDKVSIGFGPTINRIDGKLESATLNPVTPGTNDGRVKIKGDDTAIGFNVGVLVQATDSTRMGLTYHSKVKYKLEGDTKITGTGFGPFSGNKFDASLDIDTPESVDFSVTHELNADWTLYAGSTWTRWSRLEAITVNNEGVPPQLGGSAGPIGIINEEQNWHDTWAHAIGAAYKLNKEWTLRTGLAIDQAPTNNENRSPRIPTGDRTVFSVGAGWSPNDDVTVDLAYTYLWEEDVNVNDASPTKGAYDAKYENSAHGFGTSVTYRF; encoded by the coding sequence ATGAAAAAAGTAATGCTCAAAACCACTTTCAGTCTCGCTGTTGCCGTGGCATCCACGCAAATTTTCGCCAGTGGCTTTGCCCTTAACGAACAAAGCGTCAGCGGCATGGGCACGGGTTTTGCCGGGCGATCCTCTTCTGCCGAAGATGCCAGCACTGTATTTGGCAACCCAGCCGGCATGTCACGCCTCAAGCGCGAGCAGGTTTCGATCGGCGCAGCCGCCATTGTCGCCAAGTCCGATATCAGCGGCAGCGGCACCTTCGGTGGCAGCAATGACGGGGACATGGTTCCAGTCGTTGCCGTACCCATGGGTTACTACGTCAAGCCAATCGACGACCACTGGGCGTTCGGTTTCGGCGTTTACGTGCCGTTCGGCCTGGTCACCGACTACGAAAGCGGCTTTGCCGGCCGCTACTTCGGCGACGACAGCGAAGTTCAGGTCGTCACCCTGCAACCGACCATCAGCTATGCCTTCAACGACAAGGTTTCGATCGGCTTCGGCCCGACCATCAACCGCATCGATGGCAAGCTGGAATCCGCAACCTTGAACCCTGTTACCCCGGGCACGAACGACGGCCGGGTAAAAATCAAGGGTGACGACACCGCCATCGGCTTCAACGTCGGTGTCCTGGTCCAGGCCACCGACAGCACGCGCATGGGCCTGACCTACCACTCGAAGGTCAAGTACAAGCTCGAAGGCGACACCAAGATCACTGGCACAGGCTTCGGTCCGTTCAGCGGCAACAAGTTTGACGCTTCCCTGGACATCGATACGCCAGAGTCCGTCGACTTTTCGGTCACTCACGAACTCAACGCAGACTGGACCCTGTACGCCGGCAGCACCTGGACCCGCTGGAGCCGCCTGGAAGCCATCACCGTCAACAACGAGGGCGTACCTCCACAGCTGGGCGGCAGCGCCGGCCCGATCGGCATCATCAACGAAGAGCAGAACTGGCACGACACCTGGGCCCACGCCATTGGTGCAGCCTACAAGCTGAACAAGGAATGGACACTGCGCACCGGCCTGGCAATCGACCAGGCGCCAACCAACAATGAAAACCGTTCGCCTCGCATCCCGACCGGCGACCGTACCGTGTTCAGCGTTGGTGCCGGCTGGAGCCCGAACGACGATGTCACTGTCGATCTTGCCTACACCTACCTGTGGGAAGAGGACGTCAATGTCAACGACGCCAGCCCTACCAAAGGCGCTTACGACGCCAAATATGAAAACAGTGCGCACGGTTTCGGTACGTCGGTGACTTACCGCTTCTGA
- a CDS encoding glutathione peroxidase, which produces MRRLVLSLFLLITALPVLADSCPELLQGQLPKLRGKEQIDLCERFAGKPLVVVNTASYCGFAPQFDGLEALYKTYQGRGLEMIGVPSNDFKQEAQDSAETAKVCYANYGVTFTMTEPQVIRGDKATHLFKVLARQSSAPKWNFYKYVVDRRGKVIASFSSFTKPDDPELIAAIEKAIASKP; this is translated from the coding sequence ATGCGCCGCCTTGTCCTTTCATTGTTCTTGCTGATAACTGCGTTGCCTGTCCTGGCGGACAGCTGTCCCGAGTTGTTGCAGGGGCAACTGCCGAAATTGCGCGGCAAGGAGCAGATCGACCTGTGCGAGCGCTTTGCCGGGAAGCCGCTGGTGGTGGTCAATACCGCCAGCTATTGCGGTTTTGCACCGCAGTTCGACGGGCTTGAAGCGCTTTACAAGACCTATCAGGGGCGGGGCCTGGAAATGATCGGCGTGCCCTCCAACGACTTCAAGCAAGAAGCCCAGGACAGCGCCGAGACGGCCAAGGTCTGCTACGCCAACTACGGCGTGACCTTCACCATGACCGAACCGCAGGTCATCAGGGGTGACAAGGCCACGCACTTGTTCAAGGTGCTGGCCAGGCAGAGCAGTGCGCCGAAGTGGAACTTCTATAAGTATGTAGTGGATCGCCGGGGCAAGGTGATTGCCAGTTTTTCCAGTTTCACCAAGCCGGATGACCCGGAGTTGATTGCGGCTATCGAGAAGGCCATTGCCTCAAAGCCGTAA
- a CDS encoding MFS transporter produces MTSVWRTSGWILLGSALILALSLGVRHGFGLFLAPMSAEFGWGREVFAFAIALQNLIWGLAQPFTGALADRWGAARVVVIGGVLYAVGLVLMGLSDSAWSLSLSAGLLIGLGLSGTSFSVILGVVGRAVPAEKRSMAMGIASAAGSFGQFAMLPGTLGLIGWLGWSAALLALGLLVALIVPLVGLLRDRPLPSLGHEQALREALNEACSHSGFWLLSLGFFVCGFQVVFIGVHLPSYLVDQHLPAAVGTTVLALVGLFNIFGTYLAGWLGGRMSKPRLLTALYLIRAVVIVAFISVPVTVTSAYLFGIAMGLLWLSTVPLTNGTVATLFGVRNLSMLGGIVFLFHQLGAFLGGWLGGVVYDQTGSYDLVWQISILLSVIAAALNWPVRERPVARLQAQPGAA; encoded by the coding sequence ATGACATCGGTATGGCGTACCAGCGGTTGGATACTCCTGGGCAGTGCGTTGATTTTGGCGCTATCGCTCGGCGTAAGGCATGGCTTCGGCCTGTTCCTGGCGCCCATGAGTGCGGAGTTCGGCTGGGGCCGTGAAGTGTTCGCCTTCGCCATCGCCTTGCAGAACCTGATCTGGGGCCTGGCGCAGCCATTCACCGGTGCCCTGGCTGACCGCTGGGGTGCGGCGCGGGTGGTGGTGATCGGTGGCGTGCTTTATGCGGTGGGGCTGGTGCTGATGGGGCTGTCCGATTCGGCCTGGTCGTTGTCCCTGAGCGCGGGGCTGCTGATTGGCCTGGGTTTGTCCGGTACATCGTTCTCGGTGATTCTGGGCGTGGTCGGGCGCGCCGTGCCAGCCGAGAAACGCAGCATGGCGATGGGCATTGCCAGTGCTGCCGGCTCTTTCGGTCAGTTCGCCATGCTGCCTGGTACCCTTGGGTTGATCGGCTGGTTGGGGTGGTCGGCGGCATTGCTCGCGCTGGGCTTGCTGGTAGCGCTGATCGTGCCGTTGGTGGGCTTGCTGCGTGATCGCCCGCTGCCAAGCCTGGGGCATGAGCAAGCCTTGCGTGAGGCGCTCAACGAAGCCTGTTCGCATTCGGGGTTCTGGCTGTTGTCGCTGGGCTTTTTCGTCTGTGGCTTCCAGGTGGTGTTCATCGGCGTGCATTTGCCGTCGTACCTGGTCGACCAGCATTTGCCGGCCGCGGTGGGTACCACGGTGCTGGCGCTGGTAGGGTTGTTCAATATCTTCGGTACTTACCTTGCCGGTTGGCTGGGCGGCCGTATGTCCAAGCCGCGTTTGCTGACGGCGCTTTATCTGATTCGCGCGGTGGTGATCGTGGCGTTCATTTCGGTGCCGGTAACGGTCACCAGTGCCTACCTGTTCGGTATTGCCATGGGCCTGCTCTGGCTATCGACGGTGCCGCTGACCAATGGCACCGTGGCCACACTGTTCGGCGTGAGAAATCTCTCTATGCTGGGTGGCATAGTGTTTCTGTTCCATCAATTGGGTGCATTTCTCGGCGGTTGGCTGGGAGGTGTGGTTTACGACCAAACCGGGAGTTATGACTTGGTCTGGCAGATATCCATCCTGCTCAGTGTGATCGCAGCCGCCCTCAACTGGCCGGTGCGCGAGCGCCCCGTAGCGCGGCTGCAGGCGCAGCCAGGTGCAGCGTGA
- a CDS encoding MarR family winged helix-turn-helix transcriptional regulator — translation MLTTECFCTHLRRAARGVSRHYDDALERFGINVAQFSLLRSIQRLDQPSISSLAEAVGLDRSTLGRNLRVLESAGLVQLSEGEDLRNRLVLLTPEGRTRLQAALPAWEEAQQQLLDKLGVERRNALFATLELLE, via the coding sequence ATGTTGACGACCGAATGTTTCTGCACCCATCTGCGCCGCGCGGCCCGTGGCGTGAGCCGGCACTACGACGATGCGCTCGAACGCTTCGGGATCAACGTTGCCCAGTTTTCCCTGCTGCGCAGTATCCAGCGGCTCGACCAGCCGAGCATTTCCAGCCTGGCCGAAGCGGTCGGCCTGGATCGTAGTACGCTTGGGCGCAACCTGCGTGTGCTCGAGAGTGCAGGGCTGGTGCAGTTGTCTGAAGGTGAGGACTTGCGCAATCGTCTGGTGCTGTTGACCCCTGAGGGGCGCACGCGCCTTCAGGCAGCATTGCCGGCCTGGGAAGAGGCGCAGCAGCAGTTGTTGGACAAGCTCGGTGTCGAACGGCGCAATGCGTTGTTCGCGACCCTCGAGCTATTGGAGTAG
- a CDS encoding polymorphic toxin type 44 domain-containing protein, whose amino-acid sequence MSRGAVNGIGQGLHGDLTTTGAVCLSSLPNAAHGGRGVLRLGDKTTPCKKCGKAGVIVDSLPAMKWHGVPTVLHGAEVRCGCPLGRNTLIAPLERPQRPSARANTASNQSAAPQPSNAAAQSVNAPAASATTKAQAAHPKFSEQTTTPSFANPSACNHPDQMEALASYIAGEMNRNIKHPAVLKMKELINYDSRAQAKKFLERPWYARLAGQPNFNAIALAKKLEAMAIWTKQVGQNMEWDHKPKLEAMYNGVVWHKQGKYVYFYDIWSNIHYGYVGIAGGLSESMLLDGAGAEQIASDTVRKLEELLKKPEEKRERPGPRPTASPWTELRSWDDVADRVSISIGVKLYKQHPNGGITAKMIMDEVLAVAPENWGDGVRVHVCK is encoded by the coding sequence ATGAGTCGTGGAGCTGTCAACGGAATAGGACAAGGACTGCACGGTGACCTGACGACCACTGGCGCGGTGTGCCTCAGCAGCCTGCCCAATGCGGCACATGGGGGGCGAGGGGTGTTGCGGCTCGGGGATAAAACCACCCCTTGCAAGAAATGCGGCAAAGCCGGCGTCATCGTCGACAGCCTGCCCGCCATGAAATGGCATGGGGTACCGACCGTGCTGCATGGTGCGGAAGTCCGCTGCGGCTGCCCGCTAGGCCGCAACACGCTGATTGCTCCGCTCGAGCGGCCGCAGCGGCCCAGCGCCCGCGCCAATACAGCATCGAACCAAAGCGCTGCGCCACAACCTTCCAATGCTGCGGCGCAATCGGTAAACGCTCCTGCTGCCTCTGCAACAACGAAAGCCCAAGCAGCGCATCCGAAATTTTCCGAGCAAACCACGACTCCCTCTTTCGCCAATCCCTCTGCTTGCAATCACCCAGACCAGATGGAAGCACTGGCGAGTTATATTGCTGGTGAGATGAATCGCAATATCAAGCATCCCGCCGTGCTAAAAATGAAAGAGCTGATCAACTACGACAGCAGAGCGCAGGCAAAGAAATTCCTGGAGCGTCCCTGGTATGCCAGGCTGGCCGGACAACCGAATTTCAACGCGATCGCGTTGGCGAAGAAGCTTGAGGCGATGGCGATCTGGACTAAGCAAGTGGGGCAAAATATGGAGTGGGATCACAAGCCGAAACTGGAGGCGATGTACAACGGTGTCGTCTGGCACAAACAAGGTAAGTACGTGTACTTTTACGACATCTGGTCGAACATCCACTATGGATATGTTGGCATTGCAGGTGGGCTCTCAGAAAGCATGCTACTGGATGGCGCTGGGGCTGAACAAATTGCCTCGGACACCGTGCGGAAGCTCGAAGAATTACTGAAAAAGCCCGAAGAGAAGAGAGAGCGCCCCGGCCCTCGCCCTACGGCCAGCCCATGGACGGAGCTGCGATCATGGGATGATGTCGCTGATAGAGTGTCGATCAGCATCGGCGTTAAACTCTACAAGCAGCACCCAAACGGCGGGATAACAGCGAAGATGATCATGGACGAAGTGCTGGCAGTTGCTCCAGAAAACTGGGGGGATGGCGTCCGTGTCCACGTCTGCAAGTAA
- a CDS encoding adenosylcobinamide-GDP ribazoletransferase, with the protein MLPFWIALQFLSSLPVRLPGMPEPGEMGKSLLYYPLVGLLFGLLLWVLDQLLGGAPVLLHAALLLSAWVMLSGGLHLDGLADSADAWLGGFGDRQRTLEIMKDPRSGPIAVVTLVLVLLLKFCALLALIEAQQGIALILAPVIGRAAMLGLFLSTPYVRAGGLGQALSAHLPRNPAHGVLLVVVLVCVALAGWPGAWAVVTAGVVFFWLRHLMLRRLGGTTGDTAGALLELLELAVLLSWALI; encoded by the coding sequence ATGCTGCCATTCTGGATTGCCTTGCAGTTTCTCAGCAGCCTGCCGGTGCGTCTGCCAGGGATGCCTGAGCCTGGGGAAATGGGCAAATCCTTGTTGTACTACCCGCTGGTGGGATTGTTGTTCGGGCTGCTGCTCTGGGTGCTCGACCAGCTGCTTGGCGGCGCACCGGTGCTGCTGCATGCGGCGTTGCTGCTCAGCGCCTGGGTAATGCTCAGCGGTGGGCTGCACCTGGACGGCCTGGCCGACAGCGCCGATGCCTGGCTTGGCGGCTTCGGTGATCGCCAGCGTACCCTGGAGATCATGAAGGACCCACGCAGCGGGCCGATTGCCGTGGTAACCCTGGTGCTGGTCCTGTTGCTGAAGTTCTGCGCCCTGCTGGCACTGATCGAGGCGCAACAGGGCATTGCCCTGATCCTGGCGCCGGTCATCGGTCGCGCGGCGATGCTCGGGCTGTTCCTGAGTACGCCTTATGTGCGTGCGGGTGGGCTGGGGCAAGCACTCTCGGCGCATCTGCCGCGCAACCCGGCACATGGGGTGTTGTTGGTGGTGGTGCTGGTTTGCGTGGCGCTGGCGGGTTGGCCGGGCGCCTGGGCAGTAGTGACGGCGGGCGTGGTGTTCTTCTGGCTGCGTCATTTGATGTTGCGACGCCTGGGCGGCACCACTGGCGATACGGCCGGCGCCTTGTTGGAATTACTTGAATTGGCCGTGTTGTTGAGCTGGGCGCTGATCTAA
- the cobC gene encoding alpha-ribazole phosphatase family protein: MILHLDLLRHGETELGGGLRGSLDDALTETGWAQMRAAVEQGGPWDRLISSPLQRCALFAQELAERLALPLQLDKDLQELHFGDWEGRSAADLMLTDERGLGLFWADPYGFTPPQGEPVADFSARVLAAVERLQRTFAGERVLLISHGGVMRLLLARARGLPREQLLQVEVGYGSLFHLRVGEHCTLSERL, from the coding sequence ATGATTCTGCATCTGGACCTGCTGCGCCACGGTGAAACCGAACTCGGCGGTGGCCTGCGTGGCAGCCTCGACGACGCCCTGACCGAGACCGGCTGGGCGCAGATGCGCGCGGCGGTCGAGCAGGGCGGCCCCTGGGACCGCCTGATCAGTTCGCCACTGCAACGCTGCGCCTTGTTCGCCCAGGAGCTGGCCGAGCGCCTGGCGCTGCCCTTGCAGTTGGACAAGGACCTGCAGGAGCTGCATTTTGGTGACTGGGAGGGGCGCAGCGCGGCGGACTTGATGCTCACCGATGAGCGTGGGCTGGGTCTGTTCTGGGCTGACCCTTATGGCTTCACACCGCCGCAAGGCGAACCGGTCGCCGATTTCTCCGCGCGGGTGCTGGCGGCAGTCGAGCGCTTGCAGCGGACGTTTGCCGGTGAGCGCGTCTTGCTGATCAGCCATGGCGGGGTGATGCGCCTGCTGCTGGCCCGGGCGCGTGGGTTGCCGCGCGAACAGTTGCTGCAGGTCGAGGTCGGCTACGGCAGCCTGTTCCACCTCCGCGTAGGTGAGCACTGCACGCTGAGCGAGCGCCTCTGA
- the cobT gene encoding nicotinate-nucleotide--dimethylbenzimidazole phosphoribosyltransferase, which yields MSHSWWLEDCRPIDRDAHQQALARQQQLTKPAGSLGQLETVAVQLAGLQGRVKPNLDQVWIAIFAADHGVVAEGISAYPQAVTGQMLHNFVNGGAAISVLARQLNAQLEVIDLGTATPLDDLPGVRHVRIGAGTANFAQTPAMTPAQGLQALQAGRESALRAVAAGSQLFIGGEMGIGNTTAASALACALLGCPVTDLVGPGTGLDAAGVSHKAQVIEGALHKHAALPGDPLSRLFCFGGFEIAALVGAYLACAQAGVAVLVDGFICSVAALVAVRLNPECRQWLLFGHRGAEPGHWHILQTLQAQPLLDLGLRLGEGSGAALAVPLLRLACDLHGQMATFAEAAVADRGQ from the coding sequence ATGAGTCACTCCTGGTGGCTGGAGGATTGTCGACCGATTGATCGCGACGCTCACCAACAAGCACTGGCGCGCCAGCAACAGCTGACCAAACCCGCCGGCTCACTGGGCCAGCTCGAAACGGTTGCCGTGCAACTGGCCGGGTTGCAGGGGCGGGTCAAGCCGAACCTGGATCAGGTCTGGATTGCGATCTTTGCCGCAGACCACGGGGTGGTGGCCGAAGGTATTTCTGCGTATCCGCAAGCCGTCACCGGGCAGATGCTGCACAACTTCGTCAACGGCGGCGCGGCAATCAGTGTGCTGGCGCGGCAGTTGAATGCGCAGCTGGAAGTGATCGACCTGGGCACGGCGACCCCGCTCGATGATTTGCCCGGCGTGCGCCATGTGCGCATCGGCGCCGGCACGGCCAACTTTGCCCAGACCCCGGCCATGACCCCGGCCCAGGGGCTGCAGGCATTGCAGGCCGGACGCGAGAGCGCGCTGCGTGCTGTGGCGGCCGGCTCGCAGCTGTTCATCGGCGGTGAAATGGGGATTGGTAACACCACGGCAGCCAGTGCGCTGGCGTGCGCACTGCTGGGCTGCCCGGTGACCGATCTGGTCGGCCCCGGCACCGGCCTCGATGCGGCGGGTGTCAGCCACAAGGCCCAGGTCATTGAGGGGGCATTGCACAAGCATGCGGCCTTGCCGGGCGATCCCTTGTCGCGGTTGTTCTGCTTTGGCGGTTTTGAAATCGCAGCATTGGTCGGTGCTTATCTGGCCTGTGCCCAGGCCGGCGTGGCGGTGCTGGTCGATGGCTTTATCTGCAGCGTGGCGGCACTGGTGGCGGTGCGGTTGAATCCTGAGTGCCGGCAATGGCTACTGTTCGGTCATCGCGGTGCCGAGCCTGGCCATTGGCACATTCTGCAGACGCTGCAAGCCCAACCGCTGCTCGACCTCGGTTTGCGCCTGGGTGAGGGGAGTGGTGCCGCCCTGGCAGTGCCCTTGCTGCGCCTGGCCTGCGACCTGCACGGGCAGATGGCGACGTTTGCCGAGGCGGCCGTCGCCGATCGCGGCCAATGA
- the cobU gene encoding bifunctional adenosylcobinamide kinase/adenosylcobinamide-phosphate guanylyltransferase — translation MLQLILGGARSGKSRLAEKLAMQSTLAVTYIATSEPLDGEMNERVQMHRQRRPSEWALIEEPLALARVLRENARPERCLLVDCLTLWMTNLLMLDNPQRLADERQALLECLLELPGEIILVSNETGMGVVPMGELTRRYVDESGWLHQAIAERCQRVVLTVAGLPLTLKGPAL, via the coding sequence ATGCTGCAACTGATCCTCGGTGGCGCTCGCTCCGGCAAGAGCCGCCTGGCCGAGAAACTGGCGATGCAAAGCACGCTGGCCGTGACCTATATCGCTACCAGCGAACCGCTTGATGGTGAGATGAACGAGCGGGTGCAGATGCACCGCCAGCGACGCCCATCCGAATGGGCACTGATCGAAGAGCCGCTGGCACTGGCGCGTGTCTTGCGTGAAAACGCCCGGCCCGAGCGCTGCCTGCTGGTCGATTGCCTGACATTGTGGATGACCAATCTGCTGATGCTCGATAACCCCCAGCGTCTGGCAGACGAACGCCAGGCGCTGCTCGAGTGCCTGCTCGAGTTGCCTGGCGAGATCATTCTGGTCAGCAATGAAACCGGCATGGGCGTGGTGCCGATGGGTGAATTGACCCGGCGCTATGTCGATGAATCCGGCTGGTTGCACCAGGCCATCGCCGAGCGCTGCCAGCGCGTGGTGCTGACGGTGGCAGGCCTGCCCCTTACCTTGAAAGGACCTGCATTATGA
- a CDS encoding cobyric acid synthase: MTTLMVQGTTSDAGKSTLVTALCRWLTRQGVRVVPFKPQNMALNSAVTADGGEIGRAQAVQAQAAGLEPHTDMNPVLLKPNSDTGAQVIIHGRAVTSMNAVAYHDYKAIAMQAVLASHQRLSAEYPVVMVEGAGSPAEINLRAGDIANMGFAEAVDCPVLLIADINRGGVFAHLVGTLELLSPSEQARVKGFVINRFRGDIALLQPGLDWLEARTGKPVIGVLPYVLDLHLEAEDGIDRRQSDKAAQVLKVIVPVLPRISNHTDFDPLRLHPQVDLQFIGPGDSIPPADLIILPGSKSVRSDLAHLRSQGWESTIARHLRYGGKLLGICGGLQMLGRQLDDPLGLEGAAGSSPGLGLLDFTTTLEAEKQLRNVRGRLLLEDTAVSGYEIHAGVTRGAALERAAVQLDDGRCDGAMSEDGQVLGTYLHGLFESGPSCSALLRWAGLRDVQEVDYHALRELDIERLADLVEQHLDTRQLSKLCGLEQETH; encoded by the coding sequence ATGACCACCCTGATGGTGCAAGGCACCACCTCCGATGCCGGCAAAAGCACGCTGGTGACGGCGTTGTGCCGGTGGCTGACGCGCCAGGGCGTGCGCGTGGTGCCGTTCAAGCCGCAGAACATGGCGCTCAACAGCGCGGTGACGGCCGACGGCGGCGAAATTGGCCGGGCCCAGGCGGTCCAGGCCCAGGCGGCGGGCCTTGAACCGCACACCGACATGAACCCGGTCCTGCTCAAGCCCAATAGCGACACCGGGGCCCAGGTCATCATCCATGGCCGCGCGGTCACCAGCATGAACGCGGTGGCTTATCACGACTACAAGGCCATTGCGATGCAGGCAGTGCTGGCCTCGCACCAGCGCTTGAGCGCCGAGTATCCGGTGGTGATGGTCGAGGGTGCAGGCTCGCCGGCGGAGATCAACCTGCGCGCGGGCGATATCGCCAACATGGGCTTTGCCGAAGCGGTGGATTGCCCGGTGTTGTTGATCGCCGACATCAATCGCGGCGGGGTTTTCGCGCATCTGGTCGGCACCCTGGAGTTGCTCTCGCCGAGCGAACAGGCGCGGGTCAAAGGCTTTGTCATCAATCGCTTTCGTGGCGATATCGCACTGCTGCAACCGGGCCTGGACTGGCTGGAGGCGCGCACCGGCAAGCCGGTGATCGGCGTGCTGCCCTATGTGCTGGACCTGCACCTGGAGGCCGAGGACGGGATCGACCGGCGCCAGTCGGACAAGGCCGCGCAAGTGCTCAAGGTCATCGTGCCGGTGCTGCCACGGATCAGTAATCACACGGATTTCGACCCGCTGCGCCTGCACCCGCAGGTCGACCTTCAGTTCATCGGCCCGGGCGACAGCATTCCGCCTGCCGACCTGATCATTCTGCCCGGCTCCAAAAGCGTGCGCAGCGACCTGGCCCACCTTCGTAGCCAGGGTTGGGAAAGTACAATTGCTCGTCACCTGCGCTACGGCGGCAAGCTGCTGGGCATCTGCGGTGGGTTGCAGATGCTCGGCCGGCAACTGGATGACCCGCTGGGCCTTGAAGGCGCCGCCGGTTCCAGCCCTGGGCTGGGTCTGCTGGATTTCACCACGACGCTCGAAGCCGAGAAGCAGCTGCGTAATGTGCGTGGCCGGCTGCTGCTTGAGGATACGGCCGTCAGCGGTTATGAAATCCATGCCGGGGTCACCCGGGGCGCCGCCCTGGAGCGGGCCGCGGTGCAGCTGGACGATGGCCGCTGCGACGGCGCCATGAGTGAAGACGGGCAGGTGCTCGGCACTTACCTGCATGGCCTGTTCGAATCGGGCCCCTCGTGCAGCGCATTGTTGCGCTGGGCCGGTTTGCGCGATGTGCAGGAAGTCGACTATCACGCGCTGCGCGAACTGGATATCGAGCGCCTGGCCGATCTGGTCGAGCAGCATCTGGATACCCGGCAGCTGAGCAAGCTGTGCGGGCTGGAACAGGAAACCCACTGA
- the cobD gene encoding threonine-phosphate decarboxylase CobD yields MLEHGGRLQRAAQLYGIALDQWLDLSSGIAPWPWDIPPIPVRAWARLPETDDGLEVAACVYYGASQVLPVPGSQAAIQALPRLRRSGKVGVLSPCYAEHAEGWRRGGHVVREISEAEVDFFLDSLDVLVVVNPNNPTGRMLPPERLLEWHARLAPRGGWLVVDEAFMDNTPRLSLAACTGLIGLIVLRSFGKFFGLAGVRLGFVLAERKLLNLLAEQIGPWAVSGPTRVLGKDCLLDKQGHQQQILRCAQASERLAQLLGRFGLNPQGGCDLFQWLVTDRAEQLHEFMARRGILLRLFVQSSSLRFGLPAEEADWQRLEQALDDYLKDIS; encoded by the coding sequence ATGCTTGAACACGGTGGTCGCCTGCAGCGCGCCGCTCAGCTGTACGGTATCGCGCTGGATCAATGGCTGGACCTGTCCAGCGGCATTGCGCCCTGGCCGTGGGATATCCCGCCGATCCCGGTGCGCGCCTGGGCGCGCCTGCCGGAAACCGACGATGGCCTCGAAGTGGCGGCGTGCGTCTACTACGGCGCCAGCCAGGTCCTGCCGGTGCCGGGCTCGCAGGCCGCGATCCAGGCGCTGCCGCGCTTGCGCCGCAGTGGCAAGGTAGGGGTGCTCTCGCCCTGTTATGCCGAGCACGCCGAAGGCTGGCGACGCGGTGGGCATGTCGTGCGTGAGATCAGCGAAGCGGAAGTGGATTTCTTTCTCGACAGCCTCGACGTGCTGGTGGTGGTCAACCCGAACAACCCGACCGGGCGCATGCTGCCGCCTGAGCGGTTGCTCGAGTGGCATGCTCGCCTGGCGCCGCGCGGCGGCTGGCTGGTGGTCGATGAAGCCTTCATGGACAACACGCCGCGGTTGAGCCTGGCGGCCTGTACCGGGCTGATCGGCTTGATTGTACTGCGCTCGTTCGGCAAGTTTTTCGGCCTGGCCGGTGTGCGGCTGGGGTTCGTCCTGGCCGAGCGCAAGCTACTGAACCTGCTGGCCGAACAGATAGGCCCATGGGCCGTCAGCGGGCCGACCCGGGTGTTGGGAAAGGATTGTCTGCTCGACAAGCAAGGGCATCAGCAGCAGATTCTGCGCTGTGCCCAGGCCAGCGAACGCTTGGCGCAACTGCTCGGCCGCTTTGGCCTGAACCCGCAGGGTGGCTGCGACTTGTTCCAGTGGCTGGTGACCGATCGCGCCGAGCAGTTGCACGAATTCATGGCTCGACGCGGGATCTTGCTGCGCCTGTTTGTACAGAGCAGCAGCCTGCGTTTCGGCCTGCCTGCCGAGGAAGCCGATTGGCAGCGCCTCGAACAGGCGCTCGATGATTATCTCAAGGACATTTCATGA